From one Candidatus Eisenbacteria bacterium genomic stretch:
- a CDS encoding cytochrome c3 family protein: MRPGIQRDRALPWMGILVALALAGLITLPSGPGAADRFKQKECLDCHKEMESALKERHAHDPFKAKKCDACHKPHGILGALNLKAEGADLCLGCHEEFGAKMESAHLHAPMQGGDCLTCHSAHGTGRPALLTHEKGELCFACHDRGPFERAHVHEPMAAKGCEACHDPHGSEHAGLLTSESIDLCLGCHNNKATLREKHGGTDITTARCVFCHDPHSSAEASLLLPSIHSPVADMDCESCHTLDDQGLVTASAGDEICLECHDLEISGIAVPHAPVADGDCRSCHSPHGSAYPSLLVQREDKLCEECHDPAGSGASDAHQPVADGLCSDCHKPHGTDHPALLTSGINDLCLSCHDMDLQEPDGGSLHAPLAKQECTVCHNPHRSRQKPLLVAGSGELCLSCHLKIKLRNAMEYPHAVVASGECIACHEAHLSSRRNLLKGAAGDLCISCHGEMVEESPKGSVHAPSKEGECLTCHEPHGGGRPGMLTDDPVAICAGCHDDVADPTAFAHGHQPVIDGKCSDCHDAHRSDSPALLAGPSPLICIGCHPDVVDVEGAQSIHPPSQGDCLACHLPHGGGEAGLLVKSLPALCFDCHDEGSEFKRIHLKLDTAGIDCSTCHEPHHSQQPSLFLAQSHAPFEERDCAVCHDPIGAGTPAAEVCKECHDLPQASLAKAKQHAPFLEGECTACHNPHVAEGASLLPVRPVDACKECHDSESLYPDAELAHEPVRMGQCEHCHESHGSEQAPLLKVGRKDLCFSCHEEMRSRLQYANVHAPFAQNSCDDCHDSHGTNFPGILTQEVPALCFKCHDAGDSQMTAKHGGMSLTSVDCLGCHDPHASKGAALSYKNVHAPYEGGDCNDCHEAGTRRIKGGERELCFSCHPGTREDLKEGKLHQPLTGDSPCTACHEPHTAPQEKLLRVTQDKLCEKCHSEAAGEFKQAAHSHPAAENGACTACHNPHLVFADDENITTQICSRCHSFKDHILHPMGEDDLDPRTNEPMGCLSCHNKHGSEYEYILAADPKGPLCVQCHTDKIREIKLN; the protein is encoded by the coding sequence CAAAGAGATGGAGTCGGCGCTCAAAGAACGTCATGCGCATGATCCATTCAAGGCCAAAAAATGTGATGCCTGTCACAAACCCCATGGCATCTTGGGTGCTCTCAATTTGAAGGCGGAGGGCGCGGATCTCTGCCTCGGGTGTCATGAAGAATTCGGCGCGAAGATGGAATCGGCGCATCTCCATGCCCCCATGCAGGGTGGAGATTGTTTAACTTGCCATTCCGCTCACGGCACCGGCCGCCCGGCTCTTCTCACGCACGAGAAAGGAGAACTCTGTTTCGCATGTCATGACCGCGGTCCGTTTGAGAGAGCGCATGTTCATGAGCCGATGGCCGCTAAGGGGTGCGAAGCCTGCCACGATCCCCACGGATCGGAGCATGCCGGGCTCTTGACCTCTGAATCCATTGATCTCTGCCTGGGCTGCCATAACAATAAGGCCACCCTGCGGGAGAAGCACGGTGGCACGGATATAACCACGGCCCGTTGCGTTTTCTGCCATGATCCGCACTCGTCGGCGGAAGCCTCGCTGCTCTTGCCTTCGATCCACAGCCCGGTCGCTGATATGGATTGCGAATCGTGTCACACGTTGGATGATCAGGGTTTGGTCACAGCTTCCGCCGGTGACGAGATTTGTCTTGAGTGTCATGACCTGGAAATTTCTGGAATAGCCGTACCGCACGCACCTGTGGCTGATGGGGATTGCCGTTCCTGCCACTCCCCCCATGGAAGCGCCTACCCTTCCCTGCTTGTACAAAGAGAAGATAAGCTATGCGAAGAATGCCACGACCCGGCCGGCTCGGGCGCATCCGACGCCCACCAACCGGTTGCGGATGGGCTCTGTTCCGATTGCCACAAGCCCCATGGAACCGACCATCCCGCCCTTTTAACTTCCGGGATCAATGATCTCTGCCTTTCCTGTCATGATATGGATCTCCAGGAACCGGATGGCGGCAGTCTTCATGCTCCTCTTGCAAAGCAGGAGTGTACCGTCTGCCATAATCCACATCGTTCCCGGCAGAAGCCCCTGCTTGTGGCCGGCAGCGGGGAGCTGTGTTTGTCGTGTCATCTAAAGATTAAGCTCCGCAATGCGATGGAATATCCTCACGCCGTCGTGGCGAGCGGGGAATGCATCGCCTGTCATGAGGCGCATCTTTCAAGCCGAAGGAATCTCCTCAAGGGGGCGGCGGGCGATCTTTGTATAAGCTGCCACGGCGAAATGGTGGAAGAGTCGCCGAAAGGAAGCGTGCATGCGCCGAGCAAAGAAGGCGAGTGCCTCACCTGCCACGAACCGCACGGGGGCGGGCGCCCGGGTATGCTGACCGATGATCCGGTGGCGATATGCGCCGGCTGTCATGACGATGTCGCTGATCCAACCGCCTTTGCGCATGGCCATCAGCCGGTTATTGACGGCAAGTGTTCTGATTGCCACGACGCCCACCGATCCGACAGCCCGGCCCTGCTGGCCGGTCCTTCACCATTGATTTGCATCGGTTGCCACCCCGACGTTGTCGATGTGGAAGGGGCGCAATCGATCCATCCTCCCAGCCAGGGAGATTGTCTGGCTTGCCACCTCCCGCACGGGGGTGGGGAGGCCGGGCTCCTGGTCAAGTCGTTGCCCGCGCTTTGTTTCGATTGCCATGATGAAGGATCAGAATTCAAGCGAATTCACCTTAAATTGGATACCGCTGGAATCGATTGCTCGACCTGTCATGAACCGCATCACTCGCAGCAGCCTTCGCTCTTCCTGGCTCAGTCGCATGCGCCCTTCGAAGAGAGGGATTGCGCGGTCTGCCATGATCCGATCGGTGCAGGGACGCCTGCCGCTGAAGTCTGCAAGGAGTGCCATGATCTGCCCCAAGCAAGTCTGGCGAAGGCAAAACAGCATGCGCCGTTCCTGGAGGGTGAGTGCACCGCTTGCCATAATCCGCATGTGGCGGAAGGAGCATCGCTGCTCCCGGTCCGTCCCGTGGACGCCTGCAAGGAGTGCCATGACAGCGAATCCCTTTACCCCGACGCCGAATTGGCTCATGAACCGGTCCGCATGGGTCAATGCGAACATTGTCATGAGAGCCATGGCTCGGAACAGGCGCCGTTACTGAAGGTAGGCCGCAAGGATCTCTGCTTCAGTTGCCACGAAGAAATGCGGAGTCGGCTGCAATATGCAAATGTTCACGCGCCCTTTGCGCAAAACAGTTGTGATGATTGCCATGACTCCCACGGGACAAATTTTCCGGGAATCCTGACTCAAGAGGTCCCGGCCCTCTGCTTCAAATGTCATGACGCGGGGGATTCCCAGATGACGGCCAAACACGGGGGCATGTCCCTCACCAGTGTCGACTGTCTGGGGTGTCACGATCCACATGCCTCGAAGGGGGCCGCCCTTTCGTACAAGAATGTGCATGCGCCTTATGAGGGGGGAGATTGCAACGATTGCCATGAGGCCGGCACGAGAAGAATAAAGGGCGGCGAGAGAGAACTTTGTTTCAGCTGCCACCCGGGCACGCGGGAGGATCTGAAAGAAGGCAAACTGCATCAGCCGCTGACGGGAGATTCACCCTGCACCGCCTGCCATGAACCCCATACGGCGCCGCAGGAAAAGCTCCTGCGGGTGACGCAGGATAAGCTCTGTGAAAAATGCCACAGCGAGGCCGCTGGAGAATTCAAGCAGGCGGCGCATTCCCATCCGGCGGCTGAAAATGGGGCCTGCACCGCCTGCCACAATCCCCATTTGGTCTTTGCCGATGATGAAAATATAACCACCCAGATTTGTTCACGCTGCCATTCTTTTAAGGATCATATCCTGCACCCTATGGGAGAGGATGATCTCGATCCCCGGACAAACGAGCCGATGGGTTGTCTGAGCTGTCACAACAAACACGGATCGGAATACGAATACATTCTCGCCGCCGATCCGAAGGGGCCGCTCTGCGTTCAATGTCACACCGATAAA